A part of Phoenix dactylifera cultivar Barhee BC4 chromosome 2, palm_55x_up_171113_PBpolish2nd_filt_p, whole genome shotgun sequence genomic DNA contains:
- the LOC103695626 gene encoding uncharacterized protein LOC103695626, with product MATEFLPWYWIVETLAQVEELDTSILETIIYRVPDFAENAPETVQERVALRYLEKLVPSSSAWDVPSTSASIDADGPTVEILKKVAALCKLEKDKDKLRDPDLLRFILQKKASLPKSSLQLLSSTLGGHSQVLSSLKELSGLCIHSRADCLRCSIGDDNQRAKKLRLSRNDAEIQSPKQSSPVIAHDGVTVILQENHAGYMQHVNKLNVSDGERINFSGGEMEPLKQTLAAPAPDSGKFNLQQDSSGLGQGGEIQPLKQTSGAPASDCNNVILQKDSSGLGQYLPKQNMPNAGSSHLHQDIDSTGGDTIELLKDNSSLQNATSDRSTKNVNPASGKTELFAGVPSVILEASSDSDGACDVPSDFNLCDDVFNNEKHRLLSSQGHANQDSATGDWTKQGLCIKCDNGGQLLSCSASGCSIGVHESCLGPFVKFEKTGLFYCPFCSYRRATLAYWKARKNLSWAKKGLSVFLGEDPIPGHRKEQSSPKVRRETSQAEVAGNASHQSDAHHADKLNVSFSTAKEQQQQIEVAKVCDKGKLHSKQMENPSSVERGDVSHNPVENNQDKMVMRVNFPDAEDADTFINMENELGNNSEHVSVAEHQQPIKPQAGIDNGNLPCEDRGTSHAVHAHDVSNAKQNSNIDSADDHLRTQQLKNQGQVEAFLDHDTGHTAPSPQTSDKHCKSRRQDAAVGEACHHQGTVGDQSRSKASPGKNGKYRSRPKRYSNPIIPSGRRRKLAWTVEEEEALKDVVPKFAANGDGTLPWTKILEFGRHVFHRTRQPGDLKDKWRNIQIKEGLRTRKT from the exons ATGGCGACGGAGTTCCTCCCATGGTATTGGATCGTGGAAACCCTAGCCCAAGTCGAGGAGTTGGATACTTCCATTCTCGAAA CTATCATTTACAGGGTTCCGGATTTCGCTGAGAATGCTCCCGAAACCGTGCAGGAGAGAGTCGCATTGAGATACCTCGAGAAACTCGTGCCATCTTCATCCGCTTGGGATGTTCCTTCAACCTCAGCGTCTATTGATGCGGATGGACCGACCGTGGAAATTCTGAAAAAA GTGGCAGCTTTatgcaaacttgaaaaggataaaGACAAGCTGCGTGATCCTGACCTTCTCCGGTTTATTCTCCAAAAGAAGGCTTCCCTACCAAAGTCTTCTCTTCAGTTA CTGTCATCCACTCTGGGGGGTCATAGTCAAGTTCTTTCATCTTTGAAGGAACTTAGTGGCTTGTGCATACATAGTCGAGCAGATTGTCTGCGATGCAGCATTGGTGATGATAATCAAAGAGCAAAGAAGCTTAGGTTAAGCAGAAATGATGCTGAAATCCAGTCACCAAAACAGAGCTCGCCTGTTATTGCGCATGATGGTGTCACAGTGATCTTGCAAGAAAATCATGCTGGATATATGCAGCATGTGAATAAGCTGAATGTTTCAGATGGTGAGAGGATTAATTTTAGTGGTGGTGAAATGGAGCCACTAAAACAAACTTTAGCTGCTCCAGCTCCTGATAGTGGTAAATTCAACTTGCAACAGGATTCTTCTGGACTGGGGCAAGGTGGTGAAATCCAGCCACTAAAACAAACTTCAGGTGCACCAGCTTCTGATTGTAATAATGTAATcttgcaaaaggattcttctggACTTGGACAGTATTTGCCCAAGCAGAACATGCCAAATGCCGGTAGTAGTCATTTACATCAAGACATTGATAGTACTGGTGGTGATACCATTGAATTGTTGAAAGATAACTCGAGTCTCCAAAATGCAACTTCAGATAGAAGTACAAAGAATGTGAATCCAGCATCGGGCAAGACAGAGTTATTTGCTGGTGTGCCAAGTGTGATATTAGAGGCATCAAGTGATAGTGATGGTGCTTGCGATGTTCCTTCTGACTTTAATCTTTGTGATGATGTCTTTAATAATGAGAAGCACCGCTTATTGAGTTCTCAAGGCCATGCAAATCAGGATTCTGCTACTGGGGATTGGACAAAACAGGGCTTATGTATAAAGTGCGATAATGGTGGTCAGTTGTTAAGTTGTAGTGCCAGTGGATGTTCAATAGGTGTCCATGAAAGTTGTTTGGGACCATTTGTTAAATTTGAGAAGACAGGTCTTTTCTACTGCCCCTTCTGTTCATATAGAAGAGCTACTTTGGCATATTGGAAAGCCAGGAAAAATCTTTCATGGGCCAAGAAAGGCCTCTCAGTTTTTCTCGGTGAGGATCCTATTCCTGGGCATCGAAAGGAACAATCATCTCCAAAAGTTCGTAGAGAAACAAGTCAAGCAGAAGTTGCTGGAAATGCGAGTCATCAATCTGATGCCCATCATGCTGACAAGCTGAATGTGAGTTTTTCAACAGCAAAAGAACAACAGCAGCAAATAGAAGTTGCCAAGGTTTGTGACAAAGGCAAGCTGCACAGTAAACAAATGGAGAATCCATCCAGTGTCGAGAGAGGTGATGTTTCTCATAATCCAGTGGAAAATAATCAAGATAAGATGGTCATGAGAGTTAACTTCCCTGATGCTGAGGACGCTGATACCTTCATCAATATGGAGAATGAATTAGGCAATAACAGTGAACATGTTTCGGTGGCAGAGCACCAGCAACCAATAAAACCTCAAGCAGGAATAGATAATGGTAATTTACCCTGTGAGGATAGGGGTACATCTCATGCTGTACATGCTCATGATGTTTCCAATGCTAAGCAAAACAGTAACATTGATTCAGCTGATGATCATTTACGCACACAGCAATTGAAAAATCAGGGACAGGTAGAAGCTTTTCTTGACCATGATACTGGCCATACAGCACCATCTCCACAAACCAGTGATAAGCACTGCAAGAGTAGAAGACAAGATGCTGCTGTAGGTGAGGCCTGTCATCACCAGGGGACAGTTGGAGACCAGAGCAGGAGCAAGGCTTCACCGGGCAAAAATGGAAAGTACAGATCTCGACCCAAGCGTTA TTCAAACCCAATAATTCCTTCTGGCAGGCGAAGGAAACTTGCTTGGACTGTCGAGGAGGAAGAAGCTCTGAAG GATGTAGTGCCGAAATTTGCTGCAAATGGTGATGGTACTCTTCCATGGACAAAAATTTTGGAATTTGGTCGCCATGTATTTCACAGAACACGTCAGCCTGGTGACCTGAAAGACAAATGGAGGAACATTCAGATCAAAGAGGGTTTAAGAACTAGAAAAACATGA